A stretch of Arctopsyche grandis isolate Sample6627 chromosome 9, ASM5162203v2, whole genome shotgun sequence DNA encodes these proteins:
- the rtp gene encoding MORN repeat-containing protein retinophilin, with amino-acid sequence MVDVVDPGVVKIGAYKYEDSTRYVGEWNSRGQKHGMGHLVLPDGTRYDGAFINGLCSGLGVMTFADGAKYEGEFMQGWFHGHGVFWRADGMKFEGEFRGGRIWGLGLVTFSDGSNGFPRNEGFFQDCRLVRKKRCSEIVQKAQKVAYMARAQCQQV; translated from the exons ATGGTCGACG TCGTAGATCCAGGCGTTGTAAAAATAGGTGCATATAAATATGAAGACTCTACACGTTACGTTGGAGAATGGAACTCCCGAGGTCAAAAGCATGGAATGGGACATCTAGTTTTACCTGACGGTACTAGATATGATGGGGCGTTTATTAATGGACTTTGTTCAGGTTTAGGCGTGATGACTTTTGCAGATGGTGCCAA atATGAGGGAGAATTCATGCAGGGATGGTTTCATGGGCATGGGGTGTTTTGGAGAGCTGATGGAATGAAATTTGAAGGGGAATTTCGAGGTGGCAGGATATGGGGATTAG GCCTTGTAACATTTAGTGATGGTAGTAATGGATTTCCAAGAAACGAGGGATTCTTCCAAGATTGTCGCCTTGTGAGAAAAAAGCGTTGTTCAGAAATTGTTCAAAAAGCTCAAAAGGTCGCATACATGGCGAGGGCTCAATGTCAacaagtttaa
- the LOC143916733 gene encoding very long chain fatty acid elongase 4-like isoform X1, producing the protein MTSLINSTQTVIQTTYDYYLWTLSLSDDRTKGWLLVDSPIPTLFYTLIYLAIVYTGPRLMKNRPAFKLTWLLVPYNLSMAALNCYIAVQLLTASWRLRYSYICEPCRQRYDPDEIQIANAVWWYYFSKLLEFCDTFFFILRKKDEQLTFLHVYHHSTMFSFWWIGIKWVPSGSTFLPAMGNSTIHVLMYTYYGLSVFGPKVSKFLWWKKYLTILQLIQFTTALVLGVNGLRTGCEFPLWMHYTLIFYMISFIVLFGKFYLRAYMEHGGKALEVRYGQTYEQEDKRMTEEYYYNKNKVE; encoded by the exons ATGACCGAACTAAAGGATGGCTGCTGGTAGACTCTCCTATACCGACACTGTTTTACACATTGATATATTTGGCAATCGTATATACCGGACCTCGTCTCATGAAAAATAGACCTGCCTTCAAGCTAACATGGCTGCTGGTGCCCTACAACTTATCCATGGCTGCACTCAATTGTTACATTGCTGTTCAACTGTTGACGGCTTCATGGCGTCTGCGGTACAGTTACATTTGTGAACCTTGCCGACAACGATATGATCCAGATGAAATCCAG ATAGCAAACGCAGTTTGGTGGTATTACTTCTCAAAGTTACTTGAGTTTTGCGATACTTTCTTCTTCATCCTTCGCAAGAAAGATGAACAACTAACATTCTTGCATGTTTACCATCATTCTACGATGTTCTCCTTTTGGTGGATTGGAATCAAATGGGTGCCAAGTGGCTCAA cCTTCTTGCCTGCCATGGGTAACAGTACAATTCATGTGTTGATGTACACTTACTACGGACTCTCTGTCTTCGGACCAAAAGTTAGCAAATTCTTATGGTGGAAGAAATACTTGACGATCCTTCAATTG ATCCAATTCACAACTGCTCTTGTTCTCGGTGTCAATGGATTACGTACCGGTTGCGAATTCCCGTTGTGGATGCACTACACTCTTATTTTCTACATGATTTCCTTCATCGTACTGTTCGGAAAATTCTATTTGAGAGCTTACATGGAACat ggAGGAAAAGCATTAGAAGTTAGGTATGGCCAAACTTATGAACAAGAAGATAAGCGCATGACTGAAGAATATTATTACAACAAGAATAAGGTCGAATAA
- the LOC143916733 gene encoding very long chain fatty acid elongase 4-like isoform X2, translating to MHRDTCDNSDRCACQTENEDRSLYDRTKGWLLVDSPIPTLFYTLIYLAIVYTGPRLMKNRPAFKLTWLLVPYNLSMAALNCYIAVQLLTASWRLRYSYICEPCRQRYDPDEIQIANAVWWYYFSKLLEFCDTFFFILRKKDEQLTFLHVYHHSTMFSFWWIGIKWVPSGSTFLPAMGNSTIHVLMYTYYGLSVFGPKVSKFLWWKKYLTILQLIQFTTALVLGVNGLRTGCEFPLWMHYTLIFYMISFIVLFGKFYLRAYMEHGGKALEVRYGQTYEQEDKRMTEEYYYNKNKVE from the exons ATGCATCGTGACACTTGTGATAATTCAGATCGTTGTGCTTGCCAGACGGAAAATGAAGATCGTTCactat ATGACCGAACTAAAGGATGGCTGCTGGTAGACTCTCCTATACCGACACTGTTTTACACATTGATATATTTGGCAATCGTATATACCGGACCTCGTCTCATGAAAAATAGACCTGCCTTCAAGCTAACATGGCTGCTGGTGCCCTACAACTTATCCATGGCTGCACTCAATTGTTACATTGCTGTTCAACTGTTGACGGCTTCATGGCGTCTGCGGTACAGTTACATTTGTGAACCTTGCCGACAACGATATGATCCAGATGAAATCCAG ATAGCAAACGCAGTTTGGTGGTATTACTTCTCAAAGTTACTTGAGTTTTGCGATACTTTCTTCTTCATCCTTCGCAAGAAAGATGAACAACTAACATTCTTGCATGTTTACCATCATTCTACGATGTTCTCCTTTTGGTGGATTGGAATCAAATGGGTGCCAAGTGGCTCAA cCTTCTTGCCTGCCATGGGTAACAGTACAATTCATGTGTTGATGTACACTTACTACGGACTCTCTGTCTTCGGACCAAAAGTTAGCAAATTCTTATGGTGGAAGAAATACTTGACGATCCTTCAATTG ATCCAATTCACAACTGCTCTTGTTCTCGGTGTCAATGGATTACGTACCGGTTGCGAATTCCCGTTGTGGATGCACTACACTCTTATTTTCTACATGATTTCCTTCATCGTACTGTTCGGAAAATTCTATTTGAGAGCTTACATGGAACat ggAGGAAAAGCATTAGAAGTTAGGTATGGCCAAACTTATGAACAAGAAGATAAGCGCATGACTGAAGAATATTATTACAACAAGAATAAGGTCGAATAA